The DNA sequence cctgattagggtttttttcgctatatatttgtagcgagggtttctttctctgtaatgcaagcaatactgagaggtgtgaggacgaacgctataaccctattctccattgatagtgaagcaggatctcatctcaccggggacgtggGCAACTTTGCCGAACCTTATAAAATCtgtgtgtattgtttgttttgtttttccattatcttctgtatcgttttagggttgtgtttctacactAAAGTGCTGGATGGACACTAAATACTTTCCAAACTTAATTAAGCATGCCCTCTATATTTAATATCCAAGTGGATGGGTGTGCTTCCTTCATTACAACTGGAATATAATTGATGTGAGTTTGTGATCTTTACCATAGGAAAATCTCCGCATTAAAATTTATGGGTTCTGGGCCACCTCCCGAAGATCGCAATTCTAAATCATGGTTAATGAGAATGAATTATACAGTTATACCTTTTCTTCGAGTGCTTTTTCACGATCCATGGTCGAGGGGAAATTCTTAGATTGTGTACTCTATCAAGGAGACCAGGAAAAAGAGTCATCCCGGAGACTTTGTGGATCAGTAAAACCTTGAAGGTGACATTATAAGATGCATTGTCAAGCTGACGTTCTGTTGCAGCATTGATCATATTTGGAGGTAGAGGAATTTATGTACATTTCGTGATAAATACGCGGCCCGTCATTGTTAGAAATATCTGATTAGAGGATGATGATCAACATCGATGCATGACTATTGAGTGGAAAAATCTCCTTGGAACACTTATggacttagggcccgtttggtatcgtttctgttccaaaaacgccgtttcgtgtcaaaaacgaaaatttcagcttctgtgtcaaaacatagtttttaaacgaaaaaatagtgtttcaaaatttcagatttttatcgggatttttttttttttttttttgtaaaacggaacgaaactgggaagacggaactccagtccaatctcgttttttcagctcttttttcactttttgttccaaaaaaaacaaaaacggaccataagtgcaccaaacagaagattttgttttttcgttccaatagaacgaaaaaactctagaaacgtttttttagaacaataccaaacgggcccttagtgatGCTCTCTGCTTTAAGTTTTGGATCATTTCCCTGGAATTAGTGTGATGTCTaattgatttttcctttttctttctaacaaagtgattatccaaaaaaaaaaaaaaatgaaaacgatTGAAATTATATAGTAAACTTATTAAAATTAAGATTGCGTTTAATATAATTTCTTAAAATATATTATCGACATAGAATGTATTCCAAATACAACATATTAATGGGTTACCAATCCATAGGGTGCTGCCCTATCAAGTCTCAATCCATCAAATGTTTGCAATGGCCACATTAGTCTTCCATTCtacttaggctgcatttggtagtcatctagaaaaatgtttctggcgttttttcgttttatgggaataaaaaaaaaaaaaaaaaaaaaaaaaaaaaaaaaaaaacgtttggtgtcaatttggtgttttttcattttctagaaaaaaaagaagaacctagaaacgcaaaatgatgaAACGAAAAAATCTTGTTCCGTCAATTCCatttcgttccaaatacaaaaatgtAAAAACTAAGGTAATTGTCCctgaaacagattcaccaaacacaattttttttgttttaaaatgatattttgaaacagaaactgaaaattctgtttttgacacgaaatgtcgtttttggaactgaatgactaccaaatgcaaccttagCTCAAATGAAATGTTTCTATCAAGGCCCTCCTTGAGAGGCAAAATCATATGAATCTTCCCAGGTAATATTAAGAAATGACTAAGAATAATCCTCCGACCTCAAGCATTCTTGGGATGAGTTTAGGTTATTAGATCATTTTCTCTACCTGACCAGAGAGAATGGATAAATTAAAACCTGCAATTATCAAATTAATTCTGAGTTGACTTTTTAGTGGGCGATTTGATTCCCAACTCCGAGTTAGTACCGCAAATCTTGGCATGACAGTTTATAAGACATTACATCATTTTGATGATTAcacaacaagaacaacaacaattatataaattgttttatgttttttgggctgtcatcccaaagatatttttgttttgtttttgtttttgtttttgttttttttctgttgttttttttttttaatattttaaataatattcGATCCACTATATATTATTATTCTGGTTGTGGCCTTGAAGGTGAGCAGACAATGGGGAGGCACACGGTTTCCCTTCTTTTCAATCTGAATTATATAGGCAGCCAACTGTTTCTCAATGCCACTTGGCCACTTGATTGCTTgagttctctcttcttcttcttcttcttctccttttatttttatcttttttattatatGCTTGCTTGAGTTCACACCTCCAAACTCCAATGGTTAGAAGTCAACTATATATTCTCCCCGAGGTCAATAAAAACTGCTTAatagttttatgtttttttttttttaaagaaaattattaGATTATCTAAAAAAGAAtgcatttttattaaattattcatttaattttatggttaatcaaattatccaaaaataaagatGTGTGTTATTACATAACCATAAATAGTGCTTGTTCTACTTACAAATCCTCATCCAAGTATGTTTTTGCTGAAAGTAACTGTTAATCATATGCATCAAATCGGTTTTATAgttcttttttcctctcttcgACTTGTTGTGTCTATCATTCTCTTTCACTTAATGTGAATAAAGACATCATGGTCTTCAAGGTTAGAAAAACTAAGACTTGGATTTCTATCAGATTCGTTAACACTGTTCAAATGAACTTTGTTGGCTCCATGAGATATATAGGGAAATGTACCATCAActaatttccaataaaatatatatatatatatatatttatctttGACATATTGAAACGATTACCATTTTGGTATCAAGCCAATGACAATTCATACAAACTAAATCTTCTAATTGGTAATTGACccaaataaaaaccaaatttcATATTAATGAATCTTCTAAATCTCTTGTTCCTACTCGCTTGGGCCTGTTCCTCCAAGGAGTCCCTTCACTTGCATGTCTTTAATAAAATGGAAGTCCTTTCTGGATTATCTATTGACAAGGcgtaggtaaaaaaaaaaaaaaaaaacacattttgtgATTGCGGGGACtgatggcaaaggtgacttTTAGAGAGTTGTTTCTTTTTCGGGATTTACAATACTTCTAGATGAGAGCAAGCTGGTCTTGCTTCTCCACAACCCGGGTCCTGGCCGAAGATGCAACCTGCCTTTCCAATAGAGAAGGATGAGGCAACATTCATAGGGATCAAAATGGTTATATGCTCTCTGGGCATTTAGACAAGTATCCATTAAGAAGTTTGTTTCATACCAATCACATATTTCTCGGACTCCTTATTTAGTGTTTTGTTTTCTACTTCTAATTGGACAGCCCTTGATGATTCATCTTCTTGAGAATGAAAATTATATTCTTGAACCAAAATGCTTTCGCTGATCAAAGGATCCTCCAAACTCTCAGTTAGAGCGATAGAGGTTCTATGTTGGTTCTTTTGTATTCGACCAATCTGTATGGCTTCACCTTTCATTAGTATACGAGATGACGAAAGTGTCACCATCTTCAAGTTCTGGCAAGTCATTCTCTTGAACTCGAGCGGTTAGGTCaggaagacattttttttttttttaaataaaaaaatgatgtttcttTAACCATATTTTCTTCTAAGAGCCAGTGCTGTTTTGTTCCCAACATTTCCTGGAAGTGGATGACAAGTTTTAAATCTAAATGTAGGAATAACATATCTTATTTTTTAAGTCTTTTTTGCCGGAGTCATTGTTATCTGAGAAGGAGGCTTTGTCGTTCGGTTCTTCATAAATGAAGTTAGGATCAATTGACTCATCCTCAAAATCCGGATAGAAACAGAGTCATGATGGAAGAAATTTGCAAGCTCAAGTTGGTGTTCTAAATGAATGGGAACAATACCACTTACTAGCGCTTGAAATGGGAGCAATGTTTCTTTCCAAGTACTTCTTCTGAAAGAATGCCACCCAAATTCAAATAAGGGAATGCTTCCTTTAACCACTAAAGGAAAAGCTCAAGGAagggagggagaggggaaggTTGATGGAAAGATACTTGGTTTATTCATTTATATACCCCTTTGTCCAGAGGAAGAGATCTATTCCCGATCAATTGATTTGTCAATAAAGTTGGCGGGGGAGGCATTTTCCCTTGAAGGGATAAAAGAAGCAAAGATATTAGACTCAACCGGAGCTTGAAATTGAACTTGCCAATGCTGGCTAGGACTTGATAATTAACGTGAAATGCTAGAGGATAAATTCTTTAGAGGGACCaaatctttgaaaataaaaaataaaagctctAGTGTTTTGACATGAGCAAGCTCTTTCATGTAGAATGAAAACCTATACATGAtgccaaaagaagaaagaagaagaaacgaaAAGATGAAATAATTACACAACCACAATGTAAGGATATATGTGGTTCAACAAGGTACCTACGTCTACATAGTGACGAGAGTAGTTTCACTAGAAATAAAGAAGGGTTTGCAGTCTTTCTTTGTCATGCCTCTCTATGTTAACAAAGTATTCCCTGTAACCCTAATAACCACCATTTTTGGGTTATTTAAtaattgtcaattttttttttctcccaaaaaatTGTACATTAATTATTTATGGAAAATGATGCACACATTCCTAATAGTACACATACattgtttatttattcattaatttATTTAGATGCTTACATACGACCTTTATATTATATTCATATAGCAAACTTCGATAAGATTTCCAAACCATATaggatcatattttttttttgttgaatattAAAACCATTATGATGCTTGATGCTTAAAAATATTCTGAAACTTATCTATGAAGAAAGGGTTCTACAACTACATACTAAAAGATATACATAAGTGTGTCAAAATGGAACCAGAATCGAATCCTGGAATTAGGAATCAGAACTGACTATTTAAGGTCGAATTGAACCGAACCTTAGAGAATTGActtgattctgatttcatagGTCCTCTTCccctttcatttttgttttacaCTAGAAAACTGATAGTCATAAACAAATAAGAACTGATAAAATCAGATCGAATAAACTCAATTTTTGTGTTGCCTTATTTTCAAGCAAAGACTAGTTCTGTATTTCTAAAATCGCTTTTTATGATCGATGTTCGAATGTAGAATAAAAAAGCTCGCAATATATATGGACATGATAAACTTTAgttattttaaattcttatatTCATGCTATCAATTTAGGTGTAAAAGGAATCAAATTAAAGGGTACAAAGGTAACCGAATGTGATTCATCACTACAAACTACATGTAAACTGAAATTGCAAACTGTTTTCCAAAATCGACACTACAAAATGCATGTAAACCAAATACAAACCaataaaattgaatcaaatacaaaatgattctgtttggattttgattttctcattatcaaaatgtaaatccAACAACTAGAACTCGACCCTTAACCGTTGACacccttggttaaaaaaaaaaaaaaagactgcgAATCcctttaaaaataattttccaTCAACGCCTTTGCACGTTACAGAAAGCTACGGCGTAGGCCAGGCAGTTCAAAATGAAAAGTCAACATGTCAACCTTTTCTTATGATCAACTTAATTGATTGCTCTAGACTCCAGAGTGGAGAATGATCCATTGTCACATTATTCCTTCTCTATAAATCTATCGTCAAATCAAACCAGAGTTCATAACAAATCTACCGAAGGCCCAACCCTTATATATCTATAGAGAGGAGGCCAATGGGGCGGCCGGCCGATGCAGCAGATACTCCACCATCAACATACGAAATGGTGCCGGAATCTGACCCACAATCGAACCACAAAGTCAATCCAGACATCATCGGCCCCACCATAGAGATATCTCCGGCCACCTACAACTCTCAACATGGCCAAGAATTGCAACAAGAGAGCAACCAGCCTCACCCAACTAAAATGCCCAGAAATAGCCCTCGCCCATCTTCCCAACCTCAGGATAACCCAATAAACCACCACCAACAACAATTCCAGTTCCCGTTGCACCAACAAGCATCACCATCTCCTTCTAATCAGGCTTCGTACCAACCACGGGATGCACCGGCACACCCACAGCCACCCCAAGAAGCCTGCTATCCTCCCAAGGCACCGGCGGCAAACTATCCTCCTCAGAGTGAGACACCCCATGTGGCAAACTATCCTCCTCATAGTCAACCACCCCAAGCAGCAAACTACCCACCTCATAGTCCGACAGCGCCAGCAAACTATCCTCCACAACAATACCCACAAATGTATCAGAACAGTTATCAAActactcatcatcatcagcagcagcagcagcagcagccagtGCAGTTTCCACCGCAGCAATCTAATCCTAATGCTACTGTTTACCCACAGCAGGCAATGCCGCAGGCCTATCCTCAGACGTTCCCGTCCAATAACAATCCAGGGCTTCAGCAGAACGTTTCGGCGGCACCGGGGATTCCAGTAGCACAGACATACAATCAACCTGCAATGACAGTGGGGACTTACGGTACCAATGCCGGCACCGAGGGTTGGACAACCGGCCTCTTCGACTTAATGGAAGATCCCCAAAACGGTGACCAACtaaagactctctctctctctctctctctctctctgtgatcTACGTTTCCTTGAATTAGGAAAGAACGAACGCTGATAGTTAAAATTTTGACGGGTTGATGCAGCTCTTataacaattttcttcccatGCGTCACATTCGGGCAGATTGCTGAAATCATTGACAATGGCCACACCAGTAAGTTCTCATGTTctatctttgatttgattttcttggaGAAACAGGTTTTAATTAACTCGGGCGACTTAACCGAATTGAGTTCATTTCAGATTAAACTTCATCAAAGACTGCTTCCAAGCCTGACTGAGTCTTACCGATTACTAAGCTATTCAAATTGGAGGTTGACTCATTAAAGCCCGGCCAGCCCGAGTCTATCCTGAACCTACCATCTACATAGGTCATAGGCTTGGACTGATCTTTTCAGCCCGCAGGGCagccttgggttgggatttttaagCCCAAGGCCTCAACCCAGCTCGGCCTGACCATTTACCATattaccatctctctctctctctctctctctctctctctctctctctctctctctctctctctctctatatatatatatataccaccACCAGCACGTATTTAATATACAAAATCACAACTATATTACATACACTATTTTTCATTCACTACCATCCACTTCCAACCACCTCTTACATTAAGTCAATACTTTCCTTTTCAATCCatgtgttatatatatattttgaaatcaATGAAACCGTTAATTTATTAATCTGTTCATAATTAAAGTCCTTTCTATTTCTTTATATTTGTTGTGATTGTCTTGATATGCCTGGATGCTTTCTTTGATATTTACTGTTAATATTGTTAAAACAATAAGAAAGATATTTACTATTAATatgatttaaagaaaaatttataattattacattGATTATGGAACAtaacctcatttttttttttcaaatgctttaaaaaattttagacaatgtataaaattaaagttttattttagattttaacTTTGGGGGTAGAGAGGTCAGCCATGAAAGGCTTAGGCTTGAGCTGATATATCTCAGTCAGACCTAAGGCTGTAGGGCtaagttaagagaccttagggttgggttgggcttaaAAAACCCAATCCATAAAATCTCTACATTAGAATCATGGGAGTATTATCTCTCAATACTATGGAATCAGGATGGAATAGGTTCTCTTTGATTGGTCAGATTCCATgttaaaattcagaaaaattagaatggaaagaaacaaaaatatccCAAAACCTATAATGTTTTGGAGTTTTTGATTCAATAAACTTAAGTATCTTACTAGCAGTAGATAAGTTTCACTTATATTAttccaaataaaagaaagaaacaatgtcaagaaatgaaaataaaccaCGAAACTAATaagatgaattaaaaaaaaaaaaattgtagaaatCAACTGGAATTATGATCAGGCTTGGCTGATTCTGATACGAATCAAACAATTCTCCTATTCTTATGAACTAAATGCACAGCGTGTGGGACGAGTGGTATTTTCTATGGTGCAATCGGGTTCCTGATCGGAATCCCGTGCCTGATGTCGTGCTCGTACCGGACGAAGCTGAGGAGCAAGTATGACCTGGTGGAGGCTCCGGCACCGGATTGGCTCACCCACTTCCTCTGTGAATGTTGTGCTTTAAGTCAAGAATACAGGGAGCTTCGCAACCGAGGGTTTGACCCTGCATTAGGTAcgtaaaaccctaaaatctcatCTAAGCAACCTATGGGATACAATTTAAAACTTAACTCATATCTGatgttcctttctttctccccttCTGTCTCAAATTTGTAGGATGGATTGGAAACCTGTCTAGGAATCAAAACTTGCAGCAACAACAGCAGATTCCTATGGTTGCTCCAATGAATCAAACCATGATGGGATGATGATGATCATAAAGTTGATTTAGTTGGACGAGtgattaattttaatttgtggTTTACTATTACATTCCTTGTTTCTTGGGACTACTTTTCTGTCTTTGTTCTTCCTTTGCAGATTAGGGTTTCTTTCTATATGTTGATTAAAGGGAAGATCATGTTTTAATCGTTAATTACTTATATTTTAGTTTCAGGAAGACTAAGggtccatttgattttgtttccagaaacgtgtttttccatttttttatgttcagaaaagaaaaaacaccccaaaaaccgtttgatttttctgtttcatttcacttgtttttcgaaatagaaataaaaatttatgctatttttgtgtctagaaacaagaatggagaaacatgtcagacttgtttttctgtttctagaaacaaatgcgagggacaaaaattgtgaaaaacccgatacttcactcgacttACTCGAACcacaacccattgttgaaacttctcgctacCCAAAAGTGACGACTTCAACTTGGTTGTGCAAAGCTCAGAGTTTCGGACTACCTTCACCCTTTTGAAGCTCATTTCCACGAAGCATACTtgcaactccaacgtcatgccttcacttgtGAGTTGCATACCTACAACGTCGTGCATTCACTCGTGTCTTGAACCTCAGAACACCCCCTACCACACTATTGAAAATGttttgaaaacagaaaaattgaacacttttttgcaattccaaaatcatttcttagcacAGAAACAAGTTTTTTCTgattctgttgtttctagacacagaaacaacagaaacaaaatcaaacgagcCCTAAGTCTCTGTTCTTGAAAATTCTTGGATAATACCATGATTCGAAGTTAATTAAAGGTTTAATATTTATTACGGCGAAAGGTTTTTTATATGGGTGCATCTAATTGTGCCATGTGGAAGGATGGTGTGATAGATCCTACCATTGGACAGATAGAGCATGGTCTGGATTTACGACATGTCAAATTTCGGAGCTAAATCCAATGACATGCATTCCCTAACTAAAAGCATTTTTCTTTGTATTCCCAGCCATTTGGATGTTTTTCgctatttaaatttcaaaagttcaaatttttaagtatattttaaaaatcatattttaccattttttcaattttattcaaattGAAAATTAACATGAGAGTAAGAGATCTTCAGCTATTTATATCTACAAACTTTCgttcaatccaaaccaaaacaagGCAGAAAGTACGACCATGTGGGATGGCCTTCCTAGTTTATTATATGACATGGAGGCTTTCCTGGTCAGACAAGGAAGTCTAAAATCAAATGCAATAAAATACCTCCAATCTATGTCCATGTTTTGGCCGTTCTTATATTGGCATCCGCCTCCCATAGTTTTCTTGTAGTCAGAATTTTCAAAGATTTTTATCACTTGACCAACTCCAGTTGGGATTAAACTTGATAGGTGTGTTGGGGACTTAAGTCTCTTGGAAACGTGTTCTTCAAACCCggacggattttttttttaatatttaaatttatttattatgcaTGATAATTGATGGGCTATAGTTgtccttagtttttttttttttacttaaaatcGTATTAAGCAAGGGATATGATTTGACATTTTATTTATATGATCATCATATTATGTATTCTTTAATTAGAATAATAATTCCAAGACATAAGTGTGATTGCACATAAAATACGTGCATATTACATGATCATATGGGAATCTTGCATTGGTTACTACTAGTTGATGATGAACAAGATTCTCGTTAGTGGAATTCAATTGTTCGATTGGTCTTTTGACCTAGACATTCTTGTTATTACGGTTAAACACCATGGATTTTGGCGCACCAATGGTTGCTTTTTCTCTGACTGTATATCATTGTACAAGATATATTGTGTTTGATTGTGAATGAGATTTATGGTGCACCAATTGttgctttttcttttactatatATCGTTGTACAAGATACATTGTGTTTGATTGTGAACGAGAGTCACTCAACATGAAATCTATTACACTATCGAGAATATCGAGAAAGAGAATTGGGATATGGTAACATTTTTGTAAACGGTTTACAAATTGTTTTGAAAactaatattatttattaatatagttttattaattttttttttgaaatttcttttATCATCCAataattaatacatgaaatttCATATGTGTTTAGCTAGAATTTGGTGTTGTAACTTATACTTGTACTTATGCATTCATGTAAGGTAATTCTCACCTTAGAACATCCTAGACACCTTTGAACAAAAAGTTCAAAATATAACATATTGGTAAGGCCAATACTGAGATTTTTGGTAGACTGGACTTGGCTTGCTGCTTAGCCTGCGTGCTTCAACAAGGTGTAGTCACTAAGGCTTTGGGTGCTAAACCTTGTGGCTATGCTGACCATGCACACAATACTGATCACCTTCACATCCATCTAATATGGCAAATTAAACTTGCTAAGTATTTGTGTAGTCTAACTCCCTTTGCTACTCTTATGTCACTGCTATTAAGCTTCGGGGAGTCGTCTgaggagggagaggaagaggaagagggaagaggagaggagaagatGGAGCCGGAGCCGGAGCCAGAGCCAGCTAGGGAGGGGGAGCCAGAGACGTAGGGAGAGGGAGGCGTAAATTACAAAAGGTTTATACTTGTAGTGAGAGagattaataaaataaaagaaaaaaggaatacAAATATAGTGACAACAAGAAGTCCTAACCACCTTGGTTACAAATAGATTATCCTTGAAGTAGATGTAccctaaaatggaaaaaaggggAAGTTACgttgaataataaaaaaaaatcacatattgCCATTTAAATAAATGTTAATACATAAAACTGTGAGTAATAATTTAATACATGGATGTGAACAGAAAATAGAGCATGtcttattattatcattatttatttatttagattttttatgcATTTTTGGACTTAAAGTGTAAAATAACTAAAATGCTCCTAAGGGATAAAAGTGTGAGAATAATTCACATAGACATGCAAACAAGGAAGAACGTATTTCAAACATAAAAGATGGAAATGCCCTAAAAGGGtcaaaatggtaaaaaatcaTTTGCCCGATTttgaaaaccaattttttttttaacaaaaagcaCTAAATTGTGGTTAAAAACATGCTTTTTTCACATTAacacaaaaaccctaatttatttcacattttttgggtttaagatCCAAATTACCAAACTACCCCTACGGGAAAAAGTGTCCTAAACGAATATTTAGACTCCACAGATTCCATAACACTTCATAAACACAGTGATACATATTCTcctattttaatattattaaaagaaagctAAATAGATTTTGTTTTGAAGGATTTAAGGCAAAAACCTATGTTAACACATGCTAAGAAGAAAATACAACATAAATATAGGAATAAATCATGAGAATAGAAAAATTACCCTAGATGAGTGGGGGGTTCCATCTCAGCAAATACGCCTCCGGCTTGCAAGATTCTGCTGCGAAGGCCgattgaaacatttttttaatgaagatgCTCTGAGTGACAAAAATGGCCTAGTAGGGTTATTCAGTGAATTTTCCTAAGCAATTTAaggaatttgaaaccgaaatcatTTATCAAGATCAAACCGTACAATTTATACTGAAATCGtaaaaccgtttattaaacggttcagttttagttttaaaattgaaacgtaattcaattttggttttaaagtttaaaccattGATAAACTGTTTAAATAAACCAttaaaccgattaacatatacatagtaagtttaagtcaatcaatgttaaatttacatacattttaataataaaaaaaatgtttacttcaaataactattaataaaagcatataacaaaaaacaattcaattcaatgttgcAATTGACATCCATTTTACTACAAATTTTAAAGGCAAATAAgctgtttggataaaaaataaaaaaatataagaaaaccgtttaaatcgaaactgtttataaatggtttcgattttaatCTATGAAactatttactaaatggttcgattttggtttcacgTACAAAATCTTATATCAAAACGAATCGAACCATTTACACTAGAACCGaatcaattaacacccttaaaacTATTGGGTATGGATTTGATGATGAAAAACACATCAATGAAAGAAAGGAGTGAGAGCTATTGCCCGAAAAAGTTTCAACTTCAATTGCTAATTCAATATTACAATTTAGATCCATTTCATTGCAAAATTTAAAGGTAAAAAAGTTGTTTGGTTGCTTGAGGGACATGGGCGTGGGCTGGCATGTACCAGGGTAAACTCGACGAGTAAGAAAGCCTGCTAGGCCCTCGAGCACGCTAGGGCATGGGTTGGGGTTGTACAGGGGTAAGTGGGGTGGATGGGACTGTTTCAACACAGGACGGGTTAGTTGATCTAGTGGGTTGGGGGCAAGGCACGGGTGCTGTCATATGCAAGTGCTCGTGCATGCGTGCTAACCCTTGGACCatcaaattatatatatttttgggtcAGATATCAGTACCTATTTCTGTGGGCTCTATGCCAACATCTGGGCcaattttttttagatggggttgGGTACCGCAGCAAACTTTCACccatggggg is a window from the Macadamia integrifolia cultivar HAES 741 chromosome 5, SCU_Mint_v3, whole genome shotgun sequence genome containing:
- the LOC122078491 gene encoding protein PLANT CADMIUM RESISTANCE 6-like, which encodes MGRPADAADTPPSTYEMVPESDPQSNHKVNPDIIGPTIEISPATYNSQHGQELQQESNQPHPTKMPRNSPRPSSQPQDNPINHHQQQFQFPLHQQASPSPSNQASYQPRDAPAHPQPPQEACYPPKAPAANYPPQSETPHVANYPPHSQPPQAANYPPHSPTAPANYPPQQYPQMYQNSYQTTHHHQQQQQQQPVQFPPQQSNPNATVYPQQAMPQAYPQTFPSNNNPGLQQNVSAAPGIPVAQTYNQPAMTVGTYGTNAGTEGWTTGLFDLMEDPQNALITIFFPCVTFGQIAEIIDNGHTTCGTSGIFYGAIGFLIGIPCLMSCSYRTKLRSKYDLVEAPAPDWLTHFLCECCALSQEYRELRNRGFDPALGWIGNLSRNQNLQQQQQIPMVAPMNQTMMG